GCCACGGCGCTGCGCTCGGGCGCCTGCATGCCGATCTCGAGCGAGGTGATGGCGCGCATGCGCAGCTCATCGGTCATCATCTTCAGCCGCGTCAGCGAGCGCACGCGCGCGATCAGCACGACGTCGGAGACGGGCTTTGTGAGGAAATCGTCGGCGCCAGCTTCCAGGCCGCGGTTGCGGTCGGCCGGGCTGTCGAGCGCGGTGACCATCACGACGGGAATGTGGTGCGTCGCCGGGTCGGTCTTGAGCCGGCGGCAGACTTCAAAGCCGTCCATATCAGGCATCATGACGTCGAGCAGGATGATGTCGCATTCGGCGCGCCGGGCCATCGCCAGCGCCTCGGTACCGTTCGAAGCGGTCATCACGTCGAAATATTCGGCGGACAGGCGGGCTTCGAGGAGTTTGACGTTGGCGGGAACGTCATCGACAACCAGGATACGCGCGGACACTGTGAACTCACTTCCTATCCGATAAAACGCCGGACCGTCTCAATGAATTTGCCGACCGAGATCGGCTTGGACAAATAGGCTTCGCAGCCGCCCTCGCGGATGCGCTCTTCGTCGCCCTTCATCGCGAACGCCGTGACCGCGACGACGGGAATGGCACGCAGCTCCGGATCGTCCTTGATCCAGCGCGTCACCTCGAGGCCGGAGACCTGCGGCAGTTGGATATCCATCAGCACGAGGTCGGGCCGGATCTTGCGCACGAGGTCGAGCGCCTCGTAGCCGTTGCTGGTGCCGGAGGTCTGGTAGCCGTGCGCCTCCAACAGGTCGCGGAAGAGCTTCATGTTGAGCTCGTTGTCTTCCACGATCAGGACGGTCTTAGCCATCCCGCCCTCCTGTTTGGTCCGAGAGACCGATACATGTGACGCCTCAGGCGCCTCTTCCCGGCGCTTCGAAAACTGGATTCAAACTAGCCTCAGATTCGCTCTAGTTTCGTTAAACCCGAGGGCCCACTTTCTGCGATGTGGTTTCCAGTTGCTTGTCCCGGGCCGCAAGACTCAAGGCTGAGACTCGGGCATGATCCAAAGTAGACACCGAAAGTTAACGGAAAGGCAAATTGCGCCATTGAAAAAGCCTGTTCACAACCCCCGCGAAGTTGCTGAAATCGTTGCGATTCAGGCGCTATCCTTCGTCGCCAGCGAGCCCGAGCGGCTGGGCCTGTTCCTGGCCGAGACAGGGGTCGGTCCGGAGACCCTGCGCAATGCCGCCTCGGACCCCAATTTCCTCCTCAGCGTGCTCGATTTCGTGCTGCGCGATGACGACACCGTGAAGGCCTTCGCCAAGGCCTCGGAACTGCACCCGACCAACGTCGCCGCGGCACGGCAGGTCCTTGGCGAGGCGCTCGGCGACCCCAATTGGGAGCGCGACGTGCCGTGACTGCTCCTGATACGGCCGGGCCCCGCTGCTTCTGCCGGGATTGTCTGGCCGATCTGGATATGGGCGTGCGGCGCTGTTCCGCCTGCGGTTCCCCCCGCCTCGTCCGCCACCGCGCACTGTCGGGCTTGACCATCGCCCATATCGACTGCGACGCCTTCTATGCGACGGTCGAGAAGCGCGACAATCCTGACATCGCCGACAAGCCCGTCATCATCGGCGGGGGAAAGCGCGGCGTCGTGTCGGCCGCCTGCTACATCGCGCGCACCTATGGGGTGCGCTCGGCGATGCCGATGTTCAAGGCGCTGGAGGCGTGCCCGCATGCGACCGTGATCCCGCCCGACATGGCCAAGTACGTCCGCGTCGGGCGCGAGGTGCGGCAGGCGATGCAGGCGCTGACGCCGCTGGTGGAGCCGCTCTCGATCGACGAAGCCTTCCTCGACCTCTCCGGTACCGAGCGGGTCCACGGCATGATCCCGGCCAAGGTGCTGGCGCGCTTTGCCCGCAACGTCGAGCGCGACGTCGGCATCACTGTCTCCGTCGGGCTGTCCTGCAACAAGTTCCTTGCCAAGATCGCCTCCGACCTCGACAAGCCGCGCGGCTTTGCCGCGCTCGACCAGGAGGAAGCCCGCACGATGCTGGCGGAGAAGCCGGTCGGCTTCATCTTCGGCGTTGGACCTGCGACGCAGGAGCGCCTCGTGCAGCGCGGCTTC
The genomic region above belongs to Bradyrhizobium arachidis and contains:
- a CDS encoding response regulator, with product MAKTVLIVEDNELNMKLFRDLLEAHGYQTSGTSNGYEALDLVRKIRPDLVLMDIQLPQVSGLEVTRWIKDDPELRAIPVVAVTAFAMKGDEERIREGGCEAYLSKPISVGKFIETVRRFIG
- a CDS encoding DUF3572 domain-containing protein, with the protein product MKKPVHNPREVAEIVAIQALSFVASEPERLGLFLAETGVGPETLRNAASDPNFLLSVLDFVLRDDDTVKAFAKASELHPTNVAAARQVLGEALGDPNWERDVP
- a CDS encoding DNA polymerase IV, giving the protein MTAPDTAGPRCFCRDCLADLDMGVRRCSACGSPRLVRHRALSGLTIAHIDCDAFYATVEKRDNPDIADKPVIIGGGKRGVVSAACYIARTYGVRSAMPMFKALEACPHATVIPPDMAKYVRVGREVRQAMQALTPLVEPLSIDEAFLDLSGTERVHGMIPAKVLARFARNVERDVGITVSVGLSCNKFLAKIASDLDKPRGFAALDQEEARTMLAEKPVGFIFGVGPATQERLVQRGFRIIADLQKADEIEMMRQFPSDGRRLWRLARGIDDRRVEPDRGAKTISSETTFETDIRDFASLEKILWRLCEKTSSRLKSSELAGSTVTLKLKTADFRQRTRSQSIAAPTQLAAKIFSICREMLAKEIDGTAFRLMGAGVSALRDGSPADDTDMLDRRAAHAERAVDSLRKKFGSAAVIRGIAYDGPEKAQE